The DNA segment CTCTGAATACACATGGAGCTTCAGGAAAAGTTCAGGCTTAAGAATAATGATGTACTTGAATATCAGAACGAATACAAGACCTTCAATGATAGCAAGCGGTACCTGCGTAACTGCGTATATTCCCAAAAATGCGCAGAAAGAAGCCACGAATCCTCCGGCTGCTGCAGGGAATGCAATTGCAAGCTCAAATGAAGTGACGCAGTACGTTACCAGGTCACAAAGAAAAGCTGCTATAAAAACATTCACAAAGAAGTTGACGTTTAACTTGTAAAGGCCCTTGTAAACCCAGTAACCTACAAAGGGACCGACAATCGCCATTGACATTGCATTTGCGCCAAGTGTTGTAATACCACCATGTGCTAAAAACAGAGCCTGGAACAAAAGCACTATTGCACCGATTACAGAAGTCACCCACGGTCCGAATGAAATTGCTGACAAAGCAGTTCCGGTCGGGTGTGAACAGCTCCCTGTAACCGACGGAAGCTTCAGCGACGACAGGACAAATATAAACCCGCCGGCAACCCC comes from the Methanomicrobium sp. W14 genome and includes:
- a CDS encoding energy-coupling factor ABC transporter permease; the protein is MHIMEGFLPSPWWQIWWILALPCLIYGFYKLRKILAENREYLPLLGVAGGFIFVLSSLKLPSVTGSCSHPTGTALSAISFGPWVTSVIGAIVLLFQALFLAHGGITTLGANAMSMAIVGPFVGYWVYKGLYKLNVNFFVNVFIAAFLCDLVTYCVTSFELAIAFPAAAGGFVASFCAFLGIYAVTQVPLAIIEGLVFVLIFKYIIILKPELFLKLHVYSEEKMKELQGEIEE